The genomic segment TGACCGATGCAGGCGTGTATCTTCGCGTCGGGCCGGAAATCGGCGTCGCCAGCACCAAGGCCTTCACCGCTCAAGTCGCCGTTTTGGCGATGCTGGCCATCGAGCTGGGCCGCCGCCGGCATTTGAGCGCCGACACCGTGCACAATCTCCTGCAGGAGCTGACCTCCATCCCGCAGAAAATCAAACGCATTCTCCGCCAGTCCGAGGCCATTCGCCAAATCGCCGACGCCAACAAAGACCGCGAAAACTGGCTCTTCCTCGGACGCGGCTTTAACTACCCCGTGGCCCTCGAAGGCGCCCTGAAACTCAAGGAAATCAGCTATATCCACGCCGAAGGGCTTCCGGCCGCCGAAATGAAGCACGGCCCCATCGCCCTGATTACCGACAAGATGCCCGCCGTCTTCATCGCCACACGCTGCTCGCAGTATGAAAAAATCATCGGCAACATCGAAGAAGTCCGCGCCCGCGGCGGAAAAACCATCGTCGTCGCCACCGAAGGCGATGAGCAAATCAAACCCTATGCCGATTATCTCATTCCCATTCCGGAAACCTGCGAACCGCTCCAGCCGATGCTGACGGTCGTGCCCCTCCAGATGCTTGCCTATCACGCCGCCGTCCTGCGCGGACACGACGTGGACAAGCCCCGCAATCTGGCCAAAAGCGTCACCGTCGAATAAAACGAATAAAAAAAGGTGCACACGCATCCGGTTCGGCTTATAATCCCAAAGAGGCAGGTTCGAACTCCAAGGGCTTCCGAGAGGCGAACGGAATGGAAATCTGGACAATCCAAAAACTGCTGAACTGGATGACGGCGTACTTCACCCAAAAACAGCTGGACAGTCCCCGGCTCAGCGCCGAACTGCTTTTGTGTCACGTGCTCGGTCTGCAGCGGATTGAACTGTACACCCTTCACGACCGAGTTGTTCAGCAGCCCCAGCTGGGTCAGCTGCGGGACCTGGTCAAGCGGGCCGCCGAACACGAACCCATCGCCTATCTGGTCGGGCGGTGCGAATTCTACTCGCTGTCCCTGAAAATCACACCGGACTGTCTGATTCCCCGCCCGGAAACGGAGCTGCTCGTGGAAAAAGCCGTGGAGTTTCTCCGCAGGCGGCCCGCACCGCGGCAGGCCCTCGATTTGTGCACGGGTTGCGGGTGCATTGCTGCCGCACTGGCCAAAAACTGCAAAGACCTCCAGATAACCGCTGTCGATATCTCCGAAGCCGCCCTGGCCGTCGCCACCGAAAACATCCGTCGGTACAACCTGGAGCCGTCCGTGCGGCTGCTGTGCGGCAATCTGTACGAGCCGCTCATCGAGGAACTCGACGGCCCCTGCTTCGACCTGATTGTCTCCAATCCGCCGTACGTCAGCGATGCTGAATATGAAAAGCTGGCCCCGAATGTGAAAAATTATGAACCAAAACAGGCCCTCTGCGGCGGGCCGGACGGGCTGGACTTTTACCGACGCATCCTCGAACAGGCCGGGCGGTTCCTCAAACCGGACGGCGCCGTCATGCTCGAAATCGGCTATGAACAGGGCCCGGCCGTCAAACAAATGCTCGAACAAAGCGGCCTCTTTGCCTCCGCGGAAATTCAAAAAGACCTGGCCCAAAAAGACCGCATCGCAATCGGCAGGCGATAACCCGCTATTTCAGACCGAAAAACGCGATGCTGTTGGCCGTCATCTTCCGGGCAAACTCCTCCAGCGGCATCCCATAAAGCTCCGCCAGTTTGGCCGCCGTATGAACCAGCAGGGCCGGCTCATTGGGCTGAATGTGCCGAACCGGCTCCGGCGAAAGATAGGGGCAATCGGTCTCAATCATCACCCGTTCCGGCGGCATCATTCGGGCCGACTGACGCAGCAAATCCGCCTTCTTAAATGTAAGAATCCCCGTGAAGGAAACAAAATACCCGCGTCGGAGCACCTCCTCGGTCTCCTGCGGGCTTCCGCTGTAGCAGTGAATCACCACCTTGGACAGACGGTCTCGATACTCATCCAGAATGGCCAGTGCCTCCGGAAAGGCCTGACGGATATGAACAATCACCGGCTTGTTCAGCTCCGCCGCCAAATCCAGATGGGCCCGAAACATCCGCCGCTGATTGTCCGCAGCGGAATGAAGATAATGATAATCCAGCCCTGTCTCGCCGATGGCGACGACATGCGGATGAGCGGCCGCCTGCCGAAGAAGCTGCAAATCCTCCGGGGAGATTTCGTCCGCATGATGCGGATGATAGCCCACCGCCGCCCACAATCCTTCGGTTTGCTCCGCCCGCTCCAGAGCCCGGCGGTTTTCTTCCGGACTGGTGCCGACGGTAATCCAGCGGGTCACTCCCGCCTGCCGGCTGCGGGCCAGCACATTTTCCAAATCCTCCCACAGCGGAGAATACGTCAGATGTGCATGAGTATCGACCAGTTCCATCGAGCCGTTTCCGTCCGGTCCATCTGCTACAGGCCCAGTTTGTCCCGCAGATAACTCTTCACCTGGTCCAGAGGCACGCGGACCTGCTCCATACTGTCGCGATGACGAATCGTGACGGTATTGTCCTCTTTGGTCTGGCCGTCCACCGTCACACAGAAAGGCGTGCCTGCCTCATCCTGCCGACGATAGCGGCGGCCGATGGCCCCCTTTTCATCATAAAAGACCGGGAAGTACCGCTTCAAATCCTGATAGATATTCATCGCGATTTCCGGCATCCCGTCCTTCTTAACCAGCGGGAAGATGCCCGCCTTAATCGGGGCCAGCGCCGGATGAAACCGCAGCAGATTCCGCTGCTCGCCCCGCACCTCCTCCTCATCATACGCATCCACCAGAAATGCCAGCATACTGCGGTCAATCCCCGCCGACGGCTCAATCACATACGGAATGTACCGCTCCCGCGTTTCCTCATCAAAATAGGCCAGCGGCCCTTTCAGGTAATCCTCCGCTTCCTCTTTGAGGGTAATCTTCGTCAAATCCCCCTTCTTGTCGTACCATTCGTTCATCGTCCGGATGCCCCGCTGATGCTGCCGCAGGTCAAAGTCCGTGCGGTTGGCAATGCCTTCCAGCTCCTGCCAGTCGCCCGAGCCAAACGGAAACTTGTATTCAATGTCCACGCACGCCTTGGCATAATGCGCCAGCTCATCCTTGGCATGCTCCCGGAAACGCAGATTTTCCTTTCGAATGCCCAGATTGATGTACCAGTTGAAGCGCTCCTGCTTCCAGTGCTCAAACCACTCCTCATCCGTTCCCGGCTTGCAGAAAAACTCCAGTTCGGCCTGTTCAAACTCACGGGTGCGGAAGATAAACGCTTTGGTTGTCACTTCGTTGCGAAAGCTCTTGCCGATTTGGGCAATCCCGAACGGAATCTTCACACGGGTTGAATCCAGCACATTGCGGAAATTGACAAAGATGCCCTGCGCCGTTTCCGGCCGCAGAAACAGCGTCATCGTATCTTCAACATTGGCGCCCATTCGGGTTTCAAACATCAGCCGGAACGCCATCGGCTCTCCAAACTGGCCGACCGTGCCGCAGGCCGGACAAACCTTTCTCGACAGCTCCGCCGCCTTGCTCTTGGCCGACTCGAGATCGATATGTTCCGTATGCTCCTCCAGGCTGCCGTCGTGGTCCTGCAGATGGTCCACCCGCGAACGGGTGCCGCACTTTCGGCAAACCGTCACCAAATCCGCAAACTTATCGGCATGGCCGGAGGCCTTCCAAACCATCGGATGCATCAGAATCGAACAGTCCAGCCCCACCACATCATCCCGCATCTGGACGACATGCTTCCACCAGGCATTGCGGATATTGCGTTTCAATTCAACCCCCAGCGGACCGTAGTCATAGCAGCTGGCCAGCCCGCCGTAGATTTCACTGGATTGAAAGATAAACCCCCGCCGTTTGCACAGTGATACAATGTCATCCAGTTTTGCCAGTTTTGCCATAAATCCCTCACTATAGAGACTTTAAATTCGAGATAAAGAATCCATATTGTACCAAAACCCCTTACGAAGTTCAAGGCCGTTTTGGGACTGCTTTTTCAAAGACCAAAAAATCCATAGAAAAATTTTCAGAAACAGAATACAGTAATGTTCCGTCATTTTATCTATAAAAAAAGCGAGGTGGGAACGGAACGTGATTCATTTCAAATGCCCTCATTGCCGAACAGCCCTTCAGATGGAAAGCCACTATGCCGGCCAAGCCGCCCTCTGTCCAACCTGCAACGGACAGATTCTCGTGCCGTTCCCGGGGACATCCGCCAAACCAATCATCTGCATCTGCGGACACTGCAAGGCCTTGTATCAAATCCCCGCGGAACAGGCAGGCCGAGAGGTTTCCTGCCCGACCTGCCGAGAAATCACCCAAATTCCCGCGCAGGAAAATACCGTTTCTGACAGTCCAATACTTCGCTTTTCCTGCCGCTCGTGCGGACAGGGCTACTGCCTTCCTTCCCGTTACGCCGGCAGAAAATTCACTTGTCCGGCCTGCAGACATGCCTGCTTAGTCCCGACTCCCAAGCCCGTCAAAAAAGGCGAGAAAGAATTGATTCTTTTAGAGGAAAAACCCGCTCCAAAAGAAGATACCGACCTTTTCAGTCCTGAACCACCGGTTCAACAAAAAGAACCGGCCCTGTTTGACAGTCCGCCGAAACCCCAAAAATCCATTCTGCTTCACGCCCTTGCCGCATCCATCGGCATCGTCCTGGTCGTTTCCTTAACCATTTGGGTGGTAAGCCTGCTAAAAAAGGACACCGTCAATCTAAAACAGACGACCGACACCCCTTCCGCACAAAACTATCCGCAGATCGTCGATTTTTCCCGGGCTATTGTCACCCAACTCAATCGAAAATCTGATACTGTAAAGTTGATTTATTTGTTCCCGGACCAGATTCAAGTGTCAGAACAAGATATAGACTCTCTTCTAAACGCCCTGGATATCGGGCGGTTCTCCTCCCTCGAAACCATCATAGAAAAAGCACGGGTTGAACCCGGCGCTTCCTATTTTATCACAAAAACAACAGCCGTGTCCGATTCGAACCGAATGCGCATAATCCGGATTGGCCTTGTCGAAATAGAGAACAATGATGAAACTCTTTCTGTGGAACGATTGGTCTTTGGAATCTCCATTTTCGATGAAAATAGTACACTTTTGGCCTCGGCAGGTCAAAGCGACCAAAATGTATTGCTTTCCCTGCTCGACGCTACGGTCAGCAAATATGCATTCATTTCCCCGACGATTCAAAAACAGGAACGTTCTTTTTCCAAAATCTCTGAAAGGTATAAAAGGATAAAAGAAAAATATGCTTGTCCGATTACCATCGTCCTTTTGCTGTTAGGTTTGGCAACGGTTATCTCGATGACAGTCGTTTTTGATAAGGCGGGCGAGCCGGGATGGGCCGCTTTCGTACCGATTTACAATACTGTTGTCCTCGCACGCATCGGCGGAAAACCCGAATGGCTCGGCTTTCTCTGCGCTGTCAGCTTCTGGATTCCCCGTATCGGTTCTCCTGTGCATCTGCTTTTTCTGCTCTATCTTTCCGTCAGTGTCGCCAAGACATTCGGCAAAGGAACCCTTTTCGGATTCGGGCTGGTTTTCCTGCCGTTTATCTTTTTTCCAATCCTGGCCTTTTCCGAATCGGCTTATCCGCAGAACGATGTCTAACTTCTTTTGAAAGCGAATTTTGCGCTCTCGACTGTGTTTTTCTTGTTTTTTCTTTGATTCTTGAGTACGCTGAATACGTGTATATAATAATGGCAGAAACAGAATTTCGTGCTTCGCACGGTCTTGTGCTGGCCGACGGAGGCCGAGAAGACCTTCATTCGCATCTTTGGCGGGTTCGTGCGGCCGTCCAGTGCCCGGTTCTGAATCAGGTTCAGATGGGCATTGATTTTCACGTTTTGCGGGCCCTGCTGCAGGAGATTGCGGCAGCCCTGGACGACAAGCCGCTTGCGGAACACAAGGCGTTTGCCTCCGTCAACCCAACCGCGGAAATGGTAGCCAAATTTGTTTTCGACCGGCTGGCTCCGAAAATCCCTTCGCCCGGCAAACTGGCGTGGGTCGAAATCACGGAAGCCCCGGGCTGTGCGGTCCGGTACATGCAGGAATAACCCTTCAGAAGGCCGCCAAAAAGACCGATGAAGATACGAAAAACAGCCGCTTCTTAGAACGGAGAGATTATGCTTTGTCAGAGCTGCAAAACCCAGACGGCAACGATTCATCTGACGGAGATTACCAACGGACACCGTGTCGAAACACACCTGTGCCAGGCCTGCGCGCAGAAACAGGGGTTGGCCATTCAAACCCAAATCCCCCTCAATGAGCTTCTTTCAACGCTGCTGAGTGTTCCGCCGGAAGCCGCCGCGGGGACCCCGCCGAGTCTGCAGGAGCAGAAGGCCTGTCCGAGCTGCGGAATGACCCTCCAGCGGTTCAGTAAAGAAACGCTCCTGGGCTGCCCGCAGGATTACGATGTCTTCGAGAAAAACCTGCTTCCGCTGATTCTGCGGACGCAAAATGACCGGTCTGAACACTGCGGCAAGGTCCCGGCGGATGCCGGCCGGGTCCAGGAAAAACAGATGCGTCTGGCCCAGCTGCGGCGCAAACTTGAAGAGGCCGTCCGACGGGAGCAATACGAAACCGCTGCGCGTCTGCGCGATGAAATCCGGAAACTCCAATGAACATACGCGATTTGTCCAAACAGCCCAGTCCCTGGCTTCAGGAAAGCGGCCCGGCTTCCGATGTAGTCATTTCCTCGCGGATTCGCCTGGCTCGCAACCTGGCCGGCTATGAATTCAAACCCTGCCTGACTCCCTCTCGGCAGCAGGAAGTGCTGGATACCCTCAAAACCGCCCTGCTGTCGGTCCCTGCCGATGAGCCGCTGTTTTTCTTTAACATCGAAGAGGCCTCCGCCCTCGAACGCGAACTGCTGGCGGAACGCTATCTGATCAGTCTGCCGCATGCCCGCGGCGAGGGCCCGCGCGGCGTTGTCATTGCCCAAAACGAATATTTCTCCGCAATGATTAATGAAGAAGACCATTTGCGGATGCAGGTCTTTGCCTCCGGACAGCAATTGGAAAAATGCTTCGAGCACATCAGCCGGGTGGACAACCACCTCGAAACAAAGGTCCAATTCGCTTTTCACCCCCGCTACGGCTATCTGACCGCCTGCCCGACCAACCTCGGCACCGGCATCCGGGTGTCCGTCATGCTGCATCTGCCCGGGCTGAAAATGACCGGCCAGACTGAAAAGTTCTTCAACGCCGCCCGCGACTGCAATCTGGCCGTCCGCGGTCTTTTCGGAGAGGGCTCGGAAGCCGTCGGCGATTTTTACCAGCTGTCCAACCAGGTCACACTGGGGGTAACCGAACAGGAAATCGTGCAGAACTTCTCCCGCAATATCGTGCCGAAAATCGTCGAATATGAACAGGTTGCCCGGCAAAGACTGTTTGAGGACAATCCGGAAGCCGTCGAAGACAAAATCCATCGGTCTTTGGCCATTCTCCGCAGCGCCCGGCTCATCAGCTCGCAGGAGGCGCTTATCCTTCTGAGCCATGTGCGGCTGGGGATTCATACCGGACGCATCCCGGATATTCCGATTTCAAAAATCAACGAATTATTCCTGCACATACAGCCGGCTCATCTGCAGATGCAGGCAGGACGCACCCTCAGTCCGGACCATCGGGATATCCTTCGGGCCCAAATCATCCGAACAGCCCTTTGCCCAAACTAATCTGGTCTTTCCGGAAGCGGAAGCCGACAGACGGCCTCCATCTGCCGGATTGGAATCAGACCCACCACCGCCAGTTTCAGCCGACCTTGAGCATCGATAAAGAACAGACAGGGAAATCCATCCGGCAGCGAATACGGCTCCGGCAGATTGTCTATTTTTCCTATTTGAACATCAAAAGCGGCAAATGACATCTCCTTCGCAAAGGTCTCCATCTTCTCCGAAGACTCCGTCGTCAATACCAGAACGGACGGCTTGTCCCCCTCCATCCCTTCCAAGAGATGCAATATCTGGTTAATCTGGAGCCGAAACGGCTGGAACCAGGTTGCCCCGAGAAGAAGCAAACAGTCTCGGCCGCGATAATCCTCCAGCTGCCTGATTTCCCCATTCGGCAGAAAAAATGATAAACCAGGCAAGAGTCGGCCCTGCCAGTCCGGCAAAACCGGTTCCCAAGTCTTTCGGCTGTTGATGACCTCGTCAATCGACTGGTACGGCGGCTGAAACCCTCGCAGATTCTTGCTGATGAGGACTGGCAGCGGCTCATTGCCGTGTTTGGACAGTTTCCGATAATAGAGAATCACCATCCCCGCAATCAGAATCAGCAGGACCAAATAAACCGGCAGTCCCTGAATCAGAAAATAGCGCTCTTGCTTTTTCACGCAGACCATTATACGGCAAAAAAACACCGGCAGAAATAACTTTTCGCGAATTCCAAATGCTTTCCTAATAACTCGTTAACTCAGAAAGCGTATAAGAAAATAGACAAGAAAACCTAACCAGTGAGGAACCCATGCGGCCAGCCAATTGTGAACATCTGAATCTGACCGGCGAATCCACAGAAATACTCCTGCTGATTGCCGTCTTCGGAAATGAATCCGCCCGAAAAGCCGCCGTGAGTGAATTAAAAAAGCGTCGGGCTCTTCATTCCAGCTTCGAAGATGACAATCTGGTCATGACGAATTTGAGCGGCGTCTGCTGAAGGTCGCTTCCACACTGCACCCGTTGAAGGCGGGCGGAATACTGTCGTTATTAGACCATCTTTGTCCCTTTCTTCCCTCTCTCCCCTCAATTTTTTTGATTGACTTGTTCAATCACCCGGCTACACTATCCTGTCTTTTGGTACGTGAAAAAGAGAACTGTATGCTCAGGGAGACAATCCGTGGCGTATAATTGCGTAGTGCTTGCAAAACAAGTGCCGGACACCAAACGAATCACCGGCCAGGCGATGAACGAAGACGGCACCGTCAATCGAGCGGCCCTTCCGGCCATTTTCAATCCGGAAGACCTCAATGCCCTCGAGATGGCCCTTCAAATTAAGGAACAATACGGCGGAAAAGTCACCGTCATTACGATGGGACTTCCGGCAGCAGCCGAAATTCTCCGCCAATCCCTCTATCGCGGAGCTGACGACGTTATCCTGATTACAGACAAACGCTGCGCCGCCAGTGATACGCTGGCCACCAGCTATATCCTCAGCTGCGCCGTCCGCAAACTCAACCCGGATATCGTCCTGTGCGGCCGGCAGGCCATCGACGGCGACACCGCTCAGGTTGGGCCTCAGGTAGCAGAAAAACTGGGAGTTCCCCAGATTACCTACACCGAGCAGATTCTCAGTCTGAACGGAAAAACCATCACCGCCCGCCGGAGCATCGGAAACGGCTGGCAGGAAGTCCGAACCAAACTGCCGGTCCTGCTGACGGTCGTGGACACCGCCAACGAGCCCAGAATCCCGGCCGCCAAGCGCCTGATGAAATACAAATCCGCACGCTGCCGTATCGAAATCGAGGCCATGGCCAAGCAGGACCCCTCAATTGATGTTGATGCCGTCTGCAGGCAGCTGGAGCAAAAAGGACTGCTCATCCGTCAGTGGGACCTCGACATCCTCGGCGCCGACCTGAAGTGGTGCGGACGCGACGGCTCGCCCACCAAAGTCCACCGCATTCAAAGTGTCGTGCTCACCGCCAAGGAAACCAAATCCGTCGAGCCGACTCAGGAAGCCATTGAGGCGATGATTCACGAACTCATCGTGGACCATACCATCGGATAAATTGACGTATCAATCAGATTCAGCAAACAAGGATAATCAGAGATGATAGAAGTCAACAAACAGGGTGAAGTATGGGTGTTTGCCGAGCAGCATGCCGGCACGCTCGAAGACACCTCCATTGAACTGCTCAGCAAAGGACGTCAACTGGCCGACCAGCTGAAAGTTCCGCTGGCGGCGGTCCTGCTCGGAGACCGCGTCGAGCCCCTCTGCGTTCGGCTCGGTCAATACGGCGCCGACAAGGTCTATCTGGCCGAACACCCCCTGCTGAATCATTACCAGACCAGCTCCTATGCCAAGGTTCTGGACGAGCTGATTCACAAACACAAACCACAGATTATGCTCTATGGAGCTACGCCGGTCGGACGCGACCTGGCCCCGCGTGTGGCCAGCGCCCTGAAGGCGGGACTGACTGCCGACTGCACGGACCTGCAGATTGGACGGCACGAAATCCCCAGCACCGGCAAGGTCTATGAGAACCTGCTCCTGCAGATTCGTCCGGCCTTCGGCGGCAACATTATCGCCACGATTATCAACTACGACCGCTGGCCGCAGATGGCCACCGTTCGCGAAGGCGTGATGCCCATGCCCGAACCGGACGGACGCCGCAAGGCCCAAATCGTTCGCGAAAACATCTCTTTGCTGCCGGACGACCTGATGCTGGAGATTCTGGCCGAACACCGCCAGCCCAAAAAGGTCAATCTGAAGGCCTCCCGCATTATCGTGGCCGGCGGCGCCGGGGTCGGCAGCAAAGAAAACTTCAAACTTATCTGGGACCTGGCCCACTGTCTGGGCGGGGCCCCCGCCGCCACCCGAGCCGCGGTGGACCTGGGCTTTATCGACCGCGACCATCAGGTCGGACAGACCGGCACTACCGTCCGTCCGGTACTGTACATCGCCGTCGGCATCAGCGGGGCCATTCAGCACCAGGCCGGAATGAGCGGCAGCCAGAAAATTATTGCGATCAACAATGACCCGGAGGCCCCCATCTTTCAGATCGCCCACTACAAAATTCTCGGCGATTTGAATCAGGTCGTTCCGATGATGATTAAGGCCATCCGGGAAAAAGTATAAATTCAAACAACCAACGCCTGTTTTGAGGAAGAACAGATGGGCAATTTTTATCGAGATAATGACGACATTCAGTTCCTGATGAAGCATATTGATTTGGGCGAGCTGGCCAACTTTATGGAGCGGGGGTTCCGCTTCGCCGGCAAATTTGATACCGCCCCTGCCAACGCCCAGGAGGCCGTCACCAACTACGACCTCGTTCTGGACGCCCTGGGCCAGCTCAGCGCCGACTTTATCGCCCCCCGCAGCGAGGGAATCGACCGGCAGGGAAGCACCCTGCTGGAAAACGGCACCGTTAAATACGCCGACGGCATCGCCGAATCCCTTCAGGCCCTGGCCAAAGCCGATGTGATGGGCTTTACGCTGCCTCACGAATACGGCGGACTGAATTTCCCCAGTCTGGTGTACTCGGCGGCCATCGAAATCGTCTCCCGGGCCGATGCATCCCTGATGAACCTGTTCGGTCTGCAGGGCATCGCTGAGACCATCAACTTCTTCGCAGATGAAGAAATCAAACGGCAATATCTGCCGCAGTTCGCTGCCGGCAAGGTCACCGGCGCGATGGTCCTGACCGAGCCCGATGCCGGCTCCGACCTGCAGGCCTGCAAGCTGCGGGCCTTTCAGGATGCCCAGGGCAACTGGTATCTGCACGGTGTCAAGCGATTCATTACCAACGGCTGCGGCGAGGTGCTGCTGGTGCTGGCCCGCTCCGAACCGGACCGCAGCGGCGGTCTGGGCCTGAGTCTGTTCCTGTGCGAACGAGGCCCCACCGTGCGGGTTCGCCGGCTGGAGGACAAACTCGGCATTCACGGCTCGCCCACCTGCGAGCTGTTCTTTGACAATACGCCCTGCCGGCTTATCGGCGAACGCCAGCGCGGGCTGGTAACATATGTGATGAGCCTGATGAACGGCGCCCGCATCGGCATCGCCGCCCAGTCGATGGGCATTGCCGAAGCGGCCTACCGCATCGCCCGCGATTACGCCCACAGCCGCAAGCAGTTCGGCGGCCCCATCGAAAAACTGCCCGCCGTGCGGGATATGGTCATCGACATGAAAACCCAGATTGAGGCGGGAAGAGCCCTGCTCTATGAAACCAGCCGCATCGTGGATCACGAGGTCGGCCTGACCAAAATCAGCGAGGACCCGACCGAATCGCCCGAAGCCCAGAAAGAAGCCAAACAGCGGCTGCGCACCATCAAGCGCATCGCGGCCATGCTGACGCCGATGAGCAAATATTACTGCTCCGAGATGTGCAACCGCGTCACATATGACACCATTCAGGTGCTCGGCGGAAGCGGATACATGCGCGATTATGCCTGCGAACGGCTGGCTCGCGACGCCCGCATCACCACCATCTACGAAGGCACCAGCCAGCTGCAGATTGTGGCGGCCGTCCGCGGTGTGTGCGGCGGGGCCTGTGAAAAATATCTGGCCGAACTGGCCGCTCTGCCCTATGCGGATTCCGTCAGGGATCTGCTGGACCTGCTGGCGGAGGGAACGCAGCAGCTGTTCAAGGCCGTCGCCTTCGTCAAGGAAGCCGGCGTTGATTATATGGATTTGTTCGGACGACAGC from the Anaerohalosphaeraceae bacterium genome contains:
- a CDS encoding acyl-CoA dehydrogenase family protein is translated as MGNFYRDNDDIQFLMKHIDLGELANFMERGFRFAGKFDTAPANAQEAVTNYDLVLDALGQLSADFIAPRSEGIDRQGSTLLENGTVKYADGIAESLQALAKADVMGFTLPHEYGGLNFPSLVYSAAIEIVSRADASLMNLFGLQGIAETINFFADEEIKRQYLPQFAAGKVTGAMVLTEPDAGSDLQACKLRAFQDAQGNWYLHGVKRFITNGCGEVLLVLARSEPDRSGGLGLSLFLCERGPTVRVRRLEDKLGIHGSPTCELFFDNTPCRLIGERQRGLVTYVMSLMNGARIGIAAQSMGIAEAAYRIARDYAHSRKQFGGPIEKLPAVRDMVIDMKTQIEAGRALLYETSRIVDHEVGLTKISEDPTESPEAQKEAKQRLRTIKRIAAMLTPMSKYYCSEMCNRVTYDTIQVLGGSGYMRDYACERLARDARITTIYEGTSQLQIVAAVRGVCGGACEKYLAELAALPYADSVRDLLDLLAEGTQQLFKAVAFVKEAGVDYMDLFGRQLVDIAIALINGYLLCGQASSRVQMQVPIADDASNGSGKTVPMTERKLMLARRYITRNAPKIRAWAEEVCSGDKSTFKEYEVLAGPVPELG